One window of Sphingomonas sp. KC8 genomic DNA carries:
- a CDS encoding efflux RND transporter permease subunit produces MLARAIDFSVRWRWLVVGIAVLLAAFGLRELTKLPIDAVPDITNRQVQITTVVAALGPEEVERQVTFPLETALTGLPGLVETRSLSRHGFSQVTAVFTDATDIYRARNLVSERLQSARGNLPDGVAPSMGPIVTGLGEVYIWTVEFTGAAAKPDAVYVTPEGERLTTDQEKATYLRTVQDWIIAPQLKTVEGVAGVDVLGGYVKEYAVHPDPAKLAAYGVGLTQLVEALEHANRIAGAGYVSRAGEAYVVRTDARVRTIAELAQTPVLNRGGQIIRVSDVAEVAIGRAPRLGSASEGGREVVVGTALMLQGENSRAVAKRVGERLQEIGASLPPGVMARPALDRTKLVDATISTVEHNLALGALLVIVVLFLALGNVRAAIITALVIPLSFLFAAGAMNRFGISANLMSLGALDFGLIVDGAVVIIENTLGRLALRREKLGHPLDAGERMRIAAAAAKEMARPAAFGQAIILLVYAPLLAFEGVEGKMFGPMAATVMLALAAAFLLSLTFVPAMTALFVREPKGHGETRLTAAARTRFEPMLRAAVARPGTVALGAGGALALGLLAFFSLGREFVPTLDEGDMLVQAFRVPSTSLEQSQAMQFRVEKTLTAMPQVALVFTRTGTAEVASDPMPPSISDTFVMLKPRAEWPDPRLSKDELVGQMEGKLSRLLGNNYEFTQPIQMRFNELIAGVRSDVAVKIYGDDFAVMGRTAEQVASVLRGIEGAADVRVEQISGQPTITASVDRTAAAALGVHASDAADALAIGLGGREAGHVLEGDRRFDVVVRLSDAMRDDPVVMAQLPVMPEGAEAGTSTVPLSAVARFDTAEGPNQVSRENGKRRIVVQANVRDRDLGGFVSEAREKVAARVPVPPGSWFDWGGQFENLERASARLALIVPLVFLLIGVLLFLALGSAAEAALVFAGVPLALIGGALALLLRGMPFSISAAVGFIAVSGVATLNGLVLMQSIKQRIAEGVQPEEAAILGATARLRAVMTTALVAILGFVPMAVAIGPGAEVQKPLATVVIGGLTTATILTLFVLPTFAAKVISGAHHPWFDTRAILRKFRRQAA; encoded by the coding sequence ATGCTGGCGCGAGCGATCGACTTCTCCGTCCGCTGGCGGTGGCTGGTGGTGGGCATCGCGGTCCTGCTGGCGGCCTTTGGTCTGCGCGAGCTGACCAAGCTGCCGATCGACGCCGTGCCCGATATCACCAACCGTCAGGTCCAGATCACGACCGTCGTGGCGGCGCTCGGTCCTGAAGAGGTCGAACGGCAGGTGACCTTCCCGCTCGAGACCGCGCTGACCGGTCTGCCGGGGCTGGTCGAGACGCGATCGCTCTCGCGCCACGGCTTTTCGCAGGTGACAGCAGTGTTCACCGATGCAACCGACATCTACCGCGCGCGCAATCTTGTCAGCGAACGGCTCCAGTCCGCGCGTGGCAATCTGCCCGACGGGGTGGCCCCGTCGATGGGGCCGATCGTTACCGGCCTGGGCGAGGTCTATATCTGGACGGTCGAGTTCACGGGCGCGGCCGCCAAACCCGATGCCGTCTATGTCACGCCCGAAGGCGAGCGTTTGACCACCGATCAGGAGAAGGCGACCTATCTGCGCACGGTCCAGGACTGGATCATCGCCCCCCAGCTCAAGACGGTCGAGGGCGTGGCGGGCGTCGATGTGCTCGGCGGCTATGTGAAGGAATATGCGGTCCATCCCGACCCCGCGAAGCTGGCCGCCTATGGCGTCGGCCTTACCCAGCTTGTCGAAGCGCTGGAGCACGCCAACCGGATCGCGGGCGCCGGCTATGTGAGCCGCGCCGGCGAAGCCTATGTGGTGCGCACCGACGCGCGCGTGCGCACGATCGCGGAACTTGCCCAGACACCGGTGCTCAACCGCGGCGGGCAGATCATCCGCGTCTCCGACGTCGCCGAGGTCGCGATCGGACGGGCGCCGCGTCTGGGCTCTGCGAGCGAAGGCGGCCGCGAGGTCGTGGTCGGGACCGCGTTGATGCTCCAGGGCGAGAATAGTCGCGCGGTCGCCAAGCGCGTCGGCGAACGGCTTCAGGAAATCGGGGCAAGCCTACCGCCCGGGGTCATGGCCCGCCCGGCGCTTGATCGAACCAAGCTCGTCGACGCCACGATCAGCACGGTCGAGCACAATCTCGCGCTCGGTGCGCTGCTGGTGATCGTCGTCCTCTTCCTTGCGCTCGGCAATGTTCGCGCGGCGATCATCACTGCGCTCGTGATCCCGCTCTCGTTTCTCTTTGCGGCCGGTGCGATGAACCGGTTCGGGATCAGCGCCAATCTGATGAGCCTGGGAGCGCTCGACTTCGGGCTGATCGTCGATGGCGCGGTCGTCATTATCGAGAATACGCTGGGGCGGCTCGCGCTCAGGCGCGAGAAGCTGGGGCATCCGCTTGATGCCGGCGAGCGGATGCGCATCGCAGCCGCTGCTGCCAAGGAGATGGCGCGCCCGGCGGCATTTGGCCAGGCGATCATCCTGCTTGTCTATGCGCCGCTGCTCGCGTTCGAGGGGGTCGAAGGCAAGATGTTCGGCCCGATGGCAGCGACGGTCATGCTGGCGCTGGCCGCCGCCTTCCTGCTTTCGCTGACCTTCGTTCCGGCGATGACCGCGCTCTTCGTCCGCGAGCCCAAAGGACATGGCGAGACGCGGCTTACGGCAGCGGCTCGGACGCGGTTCGAGCCCATGCTGCGCGCCGCCGTCGCACGACCGGGAACGGTTGCGCTCGGCGCCGGCGGTGCGCTGGCGCTCGGCCTGCTGGCTTTTTTCAGCCTTGGGCGCGAGTTCGTGCCAACGCTCGACGAAGGTGACATGCTGGTCCAGGCGTTCCGCGTGCCCTCAACCTCGCTCGAGCAGAGCCAGGCCATGCAGTTCCGGGTGGAAAAGACACTGACGGCGATGCCGCAGGTCGCCCTGGTTTTCACGCGCACGGGCACCGCCGAGGTTGCGTCGGACCCCATGCCACCGAGCATTTCCGATACCTTCGTCATGCTGAAGCCACGCGCAGAATGGCCCGATCCGCGCCTCAGCAAGGATGAGCTGGTCGGCCAGATGGAAGGCAAACTCTCCCGGCTACTTGGAAACAATTATGAGTTCACGCAACCGATCCAGATGCGTTTCAATGAGCTGATCGCGGGCGTCCGGTCGGATGTTGCGGTCAAGATTTACGGCGACGACTTCGCGGTGATGGGTCGGACGGCCGAACAGGTGGCGTCGGTATTGCGCGGGATCGAGGGCGCGGCGGATGTCCGGGTCGAGCAGATATCGGGGCAGCCGACGATCACTGCATCAGTCGATCGCACGGCGGCGGCAGCGCTTGGGGTTCATGCGAGCGACGCCGCCGACGCCCTCGCAATCGGCCTAGGCGGGCGCGAGGCGGGCCATGTGCTCGAAGGCGATCGCCGTTTCGACGTCGTGGTACGGCTCTCCGACGCCATGCGCGACGATCCCGTGGTGATGGCGCAACTCCCGGTCATGCCCGAAGGCGCGGAAGCCGGCACCTCGACGGTGCCGCTCTCGGCCGTCGCGCGGTTCGACACGGCCGAAGGCCCCAACCAGGTCAGCCGCGAGAATGGCAAGCGCCGGATCGTCGTCCAGGCCAATGTGCGCGATCGCGATCTCGGCGGCTTCGTGTCGGAGGCGCGTGAGAAGGTCGCAGCACGAGTGCCGGTACCGCCCGGGAGCTGGTTCGACTGGGGCGGGCAATTCGAGAATCTGGAGCGTGCCAGCGCGCGCCTTGCGCTGATCGTGCCGCTGGTCTTCCTGCTCATCGGCGTCTTGCTGTTCCTCGCGCTCGGTTCGGCAGCCGAGGCGGCGCTGGTGTTTGCGGGCGTGCCGCTTGCCCTGATCGGTGGCGCGCTCGCACTTCTGCTGCGCGGCATGCCTTTCTCGATCTCGGCGGCGGTGGGCTTCATTGCTGTCTCAGGCGTCGCGACGCTCAATGGGCTGGTGCTGATGCAAAGCATCAAGCAGCGGATTGCCGAGGGCGTGCAGCCTGAAGAAGCCGCTATTCTCGGTGCGACAGCGCGGTTGCGAGCAGTGATGACGACGGCTCTCGTCGCGATCCTCGGCTTTGTTCCGATGGCGGTGGCGATCGGGCCCGGAGCAGAGGTGCAGAAACCGCTCGCGACGGTCGTGATCGGCGGGTTGACGACGGCCACGATCCTCACGCTGTTCGTACTGCCGACATTTGCAGCAAAGGTGATCAGCGGCGCGCACCACCCATGGTTCGACACGCGAGCGATCCTGCGGAAGTTCCGTCGCCAGGCGGCATGA
- a CDS encoding efflux RND transporter periplasmic adaptor subunit has product MDRRSILLAATALLAAGGIGFTAARLTNGSNQAAEGSEEEHGEEHGEAGFVPLKPGEAAAAGITVTTIEAGAGSEVLLAGRVTSAPDAQSNVGAPLAGTVSQVHVAPGSRVSVGTPIATLRSADGASARASLDASAAAAEAARSAAARERRLFDAGVAARQDWETARAASLKAEADLRAARAQTAALGSPGSSGVTVVRSPIAGTVTRVVVAAGSVTAQGAEIANIIDPARAELVFDVPPASLGLVRVGAAIKAQRPDGQPIEGIVTAIAPGVAGGNGTVRARPSGEVPPVGSVISARLAVTGGGAITVPSEAVQTVDGVPSVFIAEAGGFRARPVMTGMTGAGRTEIKRGLSGNERIAGAGAFLLKAELAKGEAEHED; this is encoded by the coding sequence ATGGATCGCCGCTCTATCCTGTTGGCGGCCACAGCGCTGCTGGCTGCCGGAGGTATCGGCTTCACCGCCGCGCGCCTCACAAACGGCTCTAACCAGGCAGCGGAAGGTTCCGAAGAGGAGCACGGCGAAGAACATGGCGAGGCCGGGTTCGTACCTCTCAAGCCCGGCGAGGCGGCGGCGGCAGGGATAACCGTCACAACTATCGAGGCGGGCGCAGGATCGGAAGTGCTGCTCGCCGGCCGCGTGACCTCCGCGCCCGACGCACAGTCGAATGTCGGCGCGCCGCTTGCCGGCACGGTGTCCCAGGTTCATGTGGCGCCCGGTTCGCGGGTCTCGGTCGGCACGCCGATCGCGACACTGCGCAGTGCCGATGGCGCGAGCGCACGGGCGTCGCTCGACGCATCGGCCGCAGCGGCGGAAGCGGCGCGCAGTGCAGCGGCGCGCGAACGCCGGCTTTTCGATGCGGGAGTCGCCGCCCGGCAGGACTGGGAGACCGCGCGCGCGGCGTCTCTCAAGGCCGAGGCAGATCTGCGCGCCGCGCGCGCGCAGACAGCAGCGCTCGGCTCGCCGGGCAGCTCTGGCGTCACCGTTGTCCGCAGCCCGATCGCCGGAACCGTGACAAGAGTGGTGGTCGCGGCCGGCTCGGTCACCGCCCAAGGCGCGGAAATCGCAAATATCATCGACCCAGCACGCGCTGAGCTGGTCTTCGACGTGCCGCCAGCGAGCCTGGGGCTCGTCCGTGTCGGCGCAGCAATCAAGGCGCAGCGCCCCGACGGCCAGCCGATCGAGGGTATCGTGACTGCCATTGCGCCGGGCGTGGCGGGCGGCAACGGAACGGTTCGCGCGCGGCCATCTGGTGAAGTTCCTCCGGTCGGCAGCGTGATCTCGGCGCGGCTTGCCGTCACCGGCGGTGGCGCGATCACGGTCCCCAGCGAAGCGGTCCAGACAGTGGACGGCGTGCCGTCGGTCTTCATCGCCGAGGCGGGCGGCTTTCGTGCGCGACCCGTCATGACCGGCATGACCGGGGCGGGCCGGACCGAGATCAAGCGCGGCCTTTCGGGCAATGAACGCATCGCGGGCGCCGGCGCCTTCCTGCTGAAGGCCGAGCTCGCCAAGGGCGAAGCCGAGCACGAGGACTGA
- a CDS encoding TolC family protein translates to MRRGASWLLGGALLFAAPAHAQTAPAFGELLVQAQSSSPRLSASGAEIEAARGQADQASARPNPTLRTEVENFAGQRPFQGWDRSETTIAVEQSLELGGKRPARVAAARADVTTAEARAHQARINFAHELAVAYATAEASAARVSVTIDALDLAESDARVARLLVENGREARVRSLQAVSAVTSARADLASARAEAEAALARLSALSAAQVPFTAVAGGLLDATLPLPGDTDRESPSVQLARAERDAALRRTESERRRGVPDLTVSLGARRLEEEDATAMVAGLSVPLPFFDRNRGNVATASANARAAESRLAEAASLAEADRLSARSRARAADETAVAAREGQDVAAEAYRLARIGYESGKMPLSEVLAARRTLIEARSRAVDARLARVQAMAEFARVQGLTLAGELR, encoded by the coding sequence ATGCGTAGGGGGGCTTCGTGGCTATTAGGCGGCGCGCTGCTTTTTGCGGCGCCCGCGCATGCACAGACCGCGCCCGCGTTCGGCGAGCTGCTTGTACAGGCGCAATCGTCGTCGCCCCGGCTGTCGGCCAGCGGCGCCGAAATCGAAGCCGCGCGAGGACAGGCGGATCAGGCATCCGCCCGGCCAAATCCGACGCTTCGGACCGAGGTCGAGAATTTTGCCGGGCAACGTCCCTTTCAAGGATGGGATCGTAGCGAGACAACTATCGCCGTCGAGCAATCGCTCGAACTGGGCGGCAAGCGTCCGGCGCGCGTTGCTGCGGCCAGGGCCGATGTAACCACCGCCGAGGCGCGGGCACATCAGGCACGCATCAATTTTGCGCACGAACTGGCGGTCGCCTACGCAACGGCGGAAGCCTCCGCGGCGCGCGTATCTGTCACCATCGACGCGCTCGACCTGGCCGAATCCGACGCGCGGGTCGCCCGCCTGCTGGTCGAGAACGGCCGTGAAGCGCGTGTCCGTTCGTTGCAGGCGGTATCCGCCGTAACCAGTGCGCGCGCCGATCTCGCCTCGGCACGCGCCGAAGCCGAGGCGGCGCTGGCACGCCTGTCGGCGCTGTCGGCAGCGCAGGTGCCGTTCACCGCGGTTGCGGGCGGGCTGCTCGATGCGACGCTGCCACTTCCAGGTGATACCGACCGGGAAAGTCCATCGGTTCAGCTTGCGCGGGCCGAACGTGATGCCGCCCTGCGCCGGACCGAGTCCGAACGCAGGCGCGGTGTTCCCGACCTGACCGTCAGCCTCGGCGCACGCCGTCTGGAAGAGGAGGACGCGACTGCCATGGTCGCCGGCCTCTCGGTGCCGTTGCCGTTTTTCGACCGTAACCGCGGCAATGTCGCGACCGCGTCGGCCAATGCCCGGGCAGCCGAATCGCGTCTCGCCGAGGCGGCCTCGCTGGCGGAAGCCGATCGTCTCTCTGCGCGCAGTCGCGCGCGCGCCGCCGACGAGACCGCGGTCGCCGCCCGGGAGGGCCAGGACGTTGCCGCCGAAGCCTATCGGCTCGCGCGTATCGGATATGAATCGGGCAAGATGCCGCTGAGCGAAGTGCTCGCCGCGCGGCGTACACTGATCGAGGCGCGTTCGCGTGCGGTCGATGCCCGCCTAGCACGCGTTCAGGCCATGGCCGAGTTCGCGCGCGTCCAAGGCCTGACACTTGCCGGAGAATTGCGCTGA
- a CDS encoding cation transporter encodes MACPSCAADKAGSPNDPRWRRALWIALAVNLAMFGGEMFAGLSAGSKALQADALDFLGDSANYAISLGVAGLALVWRARAALLKGATLAVLGFYVIGATLWAIWNGERPQAEVMGAVGMLALIANAAVAIMLYRFRSGDANMRSVWICSRNDAIGNIAVVLAAAGVFGTGTAWPDLIVAAILAGLGLSGGMHIMRAAQVELRQVAAAPSHQTRHA; translated from the coding sequence ATGGCCTGTCCGAGTTGCGCCGCCGATAAGGCGGGATCCCCGAACGACCCAAGGTGGCGCCGTGCCCTGTGGATCGCGCTCGCGGTCAACCTCGCCATGTTCGGCGGCGAGATGTTCGCGGGGCTGTCGGCGGGGTCGAAGGCCCTTCAGGCGGATGCGCTAGATTTCCTTGGAGATTCCGCCAACTATGCGATCAGCCTTGGCGTCGCCGGACTGGCGCTCGTTTGGCGCGCCCGCGCCGCACTGCTCAAGGGCGCAACGCTTGCCGTTCTCGGTTTCTATGTGATCGGCGCGACGCTCTGGGCGATCTGGAACGGCGAACGGCCGCAGGCAGAAGTGATGGGGGCGGTCGGCATGCTCGCACTGATCGCCAACGCGGCGGTCGCGATCATGCTCTACCGCTTTCGCTCGGGCGACGCGAACATGCGATCGGTCTGGATCTGCTCGCGCAACGACGCGATCGGGAATATTGCCGTGGTTCTGGCGGCCGCAGGCGTCTTCGGGACCGGCACGGCCTGGCCGGACCTTATCGTCGCTGCAATTCTCGCGGGGCTTGGGCTCAGCGGCGGCATGCACATCATGCGCGCGGCGCAGGTCGAGCTCCGGCAGGTCGCAGCGGCTCCTTCCCATCAGACCCGGCACGCCTGA
- a CDS encoding MerR family transcriptional regulator, with product MAFTIGNLAKATDTKVETIRYYERIGLLAAPERTGSNYRAYGAEALARLSFIRRARDLGFSIDQVRALLDLAGDKQRDCGSVDTLASEHLAEVDRKLADLNALRRELSALIISCNGGTVSECRILEALAPRDSFVVTTS from the coding sequence ATGGCGTTCACGATCGGCAATTTGGCGAAGGCGACCGACACAAAGGTCGAGACGATCCGCTATTATGAGCGCATCGGTCTTTTAGCTGCGCCCGAGCGGACGGGGAGCAATTATCGCGCCTATGGCGCCGAGGCACTGGCGCGGTTGAGCTTTATCCGCCGCGCCCGCGATCTGGGCTTCTCGATCGATCAGGTTCGCGCACTGCTCGATCTGGCCGGCGACAAACAGCGGGATTGCGGATCCGTCGATACATTGGCAAGCGAGCATCTGGCTGAAGTCGACCGCAAACTTGCCGACCTGAACGCCCTCAGGCGCGAACTGAGCGCGCTCATCATTTCATGCAATGGCGGGACGGTTTCCGAGTGCCGGATCCTGGAGGCATTGGCGCCACGGGATAGTTTTGTGGTGACGACGTCGTGA